A region from the Vicia villosa cultivar HV-30 ecotype Madison, WI linkage group LG3, Vvil1.0, whole genome shotgun sequence genome encodes:
- the LOC131662504 gene encoding DEAD-box ATP-dependent RNA helicase 53, mitochondrial-like: MASTILRRSSSIFSRRLIAALTSVEPLLSRHNSHALSSAVYCNGNRLFHAKSGPLNFHSSLVSRGAQLAVDYDDDAQHDEGEEGLEIAKLEISKEIVNALAKKGITKLFPIQKAVLEPAMQGRDMIGRARTGTGKTLAFGIPILDKIIKFNAKNGKRRDPMALVLAPTRELARQVEKEFNDAAPNLETICLYGGMPIQQQISQLGGGVDIVVGTPGRVIDLLKRGSLKLKDVNYLVLDEADQMLQVGFQEAVEIILQKLPLKRQTVMFSATMPSWIKDITRKYLNNPLTIDLVGDSDQKLADGISMYSIASNAYAKAGILAPLINEHAKGGKCIVFTQTKRDADRLSHIMSKSVKCEALHGDISQTQRERTLTGFRNNYFNVLVATDVASRGLDIPNVDLVIHYELPNSSEIFVHRTGRTGRAGKKGTAILVHTENQSRAVQSIARDVGCTFKELPKIAGESGSEDMFGGMSGSRYGSSGGRDRRSGGSGFGGSSGFGRTGDGKSSRFSSSGSSQSGGGFGGFSGKTDKYGGGGFSNSGRSSGFGNFGSGKSGSYGGRN; the protein is encoded by the exons ATGGCAAGCACTATTCTCAGAAGATCCTCTTCCATATTCTCACGGCGTTTAATCGCCGCCTTAACTTCCGTTGAACCACTTTTGTCACGTCACAACAGCCACGCCTTGTCCTCCGCCGTCTACTGTAACGGAAACAGGCTGTTTCACGCCAAATCTGGACCGTTGAATTTCCACTCGTCGCTGGTTTCTCGTGGTGCGCAACTTGCCGTGGATTACGATGACGACGCGCAACacgatgaaggtgaggaaggacTGGAGATCGCGAAGCTTGAAATTTCTAAGGAGATTGTTAATGCTCTTGCAAAGAAAGGTATCACGAAGCTCTTCCCCATTCAG AAAGCTGTGCTGGAACCTGCTATGCAAGGAAGGGATATGATTGGTCGAGCTAGAACAGGAACTGGGAAAACTCTTGCTTTTGGGATACCTATCTTGGATAAGATTATTAAGTTTAATGCTAAGAATGG GAAAAGAAGAGATCCTATGGCTTTGGTGTTGGCACCGACCAGGGAACTTGCACGGCAGGTTGAAAAGGAGTTCAATGATGCTGCACCTAACTTGGAAACAATTTGTCTTTATGGGGGTATGCCTATTCAGCAACAAATCAGCCAACTTGGCGGTGGCGTAGATATTGTAGTTGGCACGCCTGGACGTGTTATTGATCTTCTCAAAAGGGGTTCTTTGAAGTTGAAGGATGTTAACTATTTAGTTCTTGATGAAGCTGATCAGATGCTTCAAGTAGGATTTCAAGAAGCGGTGGAGATTATTTTGCAGAAGTTGCCTTTAAAGCGTCAAACTGTTATGTTCTCGGCGACAATGCCTTCTTGGATAAAGGATATTACACGCAAATACCTTAACAATCCCTTAACCATTGATCTT GTTGGAGATTCTGATCAGAAGTTGGCAGATGGAATTTCAATGTACTCTATTGCATCTAATGCTTATGCTAAAGCAGGAATTCTAGCACCTCTTATAAAT GAACATGCTAAAGGAGGAAAGTGTATCGTTTTCACTCAAACCAAACGTGATGCTGATCGACTATCACATATAATGTCAAAAAGCGTTAAATGTGAGGCTTTGCATGGAGATATTTCTCAAACTCAAAGAGAAAGAACTCTTACTGGCTTTAGAAACAACTACTTCAATGTTTTAGTGGCAACTGATGTTGCTTCCCGTGGGCTTGATATACCGAATGTTGATCTT GTAATACATTATGAACTTCCAAATTCTTCAGAGATATTTGTTCATCGAACTGGACGAACAGGACGCGCTGGTAAGAAAGGAACTGCTATTCTTGTCCACACGGAAAATCAATCCCGGGCCGTACAGTCAATTGCACGAGATGTTGGATGTACATTCAAAGAG TTACCTAAGATTGCTGGTGAGAGTGGATCAGAAGACATGTTTGGTGGAATGAGTGGGAGTCGATATGGCTCTTCAGGAGGTAGGGATCGTCGATCAGGCGGTTCAGGTTTTGGTGGTAGTTCTGGATTTGGCCGAACTGGCGATGGAAAATCCAGTCGCTTTAGTAGCTCTGGTTCAAGTCAGTCAGGAGGTGGATTTGGGGGATTTTCTGGTAAAACAGATAAATATGGTGGTGGAGGATTCAGCAATTCAGGTCGTTCTAGTGGCTTTGGAAATTTTGGCTCCGGTAAATCTGGGTCATATGGTGGCAGAAACTGA